A window of Scyliorhinus torazame isolate Kashiwa2021f unplaced genomic scaffold, sScyTor2.1 scaffold_836, whole genome shotgun sequence genomic DNA:
tcctccctacaaccccccctctccacaactcaacctcacagttccccttcctccccacaacacaACCTCATAAGCCCctcttctccccacaactcaacctcacagacctTTTTCCTCCCCACACCTCAacctcacaaacccccccccctcctccccacaactcaacctcataggcctccctcctccccacaactcaacctcacaggccccttttctctcccccacataccccctcattCACAAACAGCCTACCCCTCCACAAACCCTGTTCCCCACTAAACCGTTTGCCCCCCTACATAAATCATGAAGCTTTAAACCCTGTTTAAATAAAATGATAACTATTCCCAGTTAGTTACATTAGGCAAGTTTTTAATAATTAGAAAATGATCTTTCTCCCTCACATATTTCTGATAATATTCCACCCTTTAATAAGCACAACCACCTCTAACAGATTGTATAAGTGCACATATTATTCAGtttatgtgtataataatatcaagaCACACTTACACAATCCAAAGGACCTTGCTTTTCTCGAATCTTCCTAGTCCAGAATTATACGGGTCCACATACTGTACGGAACCTACAAAAAAATACACATTTCCATAAAGGACAAATATTTTCTGGAAAAACATTGGTTTATATTGTTAACCAAGTTTTTCTTCCCCCCATTACCCCTATATTATCCATTAACACTTCATCCTTGATTGACATAGTCCTGTCCTTAAAAAAAACCCTTGTCCTAACCATAGAAGCCCCTTCCCTCATCTGGGAACTCCTCCTACAGTAGAAACTTCCCTCATCCAACCTTCTCCCTCTACTCCAGCCCGGTCCAAAGCTTACCCATCACTCAAACCTAGTATGCACCCTCCACCCCAACCTTCCCATCCCCTCTACCAAAAGTAAAACCCCTCATTTTGCTTACAACCCCCACCTCGAAACTCCTATAAAAAACTTTGCAAAAAAACCCACCACGACCCACCCCAACAACCAATCACATCCCCCAGTTCTCTCCATAAAACTCCTTTCCATACAAAccccagatttttttaaaaaaaactttccccaAATAATATTTCTCCCTTCCCCTTTAAATATTCATACCATGAAAGGACTAAGAtttataaaaaatgtttttaaaaaaagaataatagCTCATAAGGACCAATTCACTGACTTTTTTCTCATAATTACTACTACAGGTCTTAACTGACGGTTTTTAAACTGACtgcaacacagacacacatacctgCTTTTCCCGTTTCACCAGTCACGCTGCGCACCCGACATAAATCCTCCGATATAAAATCTTTCAAACTAATTTTTCATAACGCAGTTCAGTATATAATTGATAGACACTATCcccctttgttttatcttcataaaGTATAATTAATAAATCCAAAGATCTTCCATAAAACgaaggttttgttttaaaaaaataaacccgATCCGCCATTTTAACTCCAGCCGAATATAAATTTTCCAGTAAATATACGTCCTAACAGCTTTGTTACTAACCTCGAGTCACGAACAAAGTTGACAGACAAAAGACCTTACCATTCTGTCTTCTCACAACACAAATTACTTCATTAATAACTCGGACTATTATCGGCGATTTCAGCGGCCGCTGGCCACCCGCCATCTTGGTAAAGACAGTTTAAACCGGCAGCCGAGCTTTCCAAGTTCCTGTCACTGCCCATTAAAATCTTTACTAACACACTTTTCTTTAAACACACTTTCCTCAATTACATTCAAAAACTTAAACATTTCTTTACGGAACTCAACCCGCCAAATTATTCTTTTTAATATAAAAAAATATAAATTCCCAATTAAACTACACGAATTAGTTATATATAACGAATCAATGATCAGATATTAAAAAATCAAACCAATTTCTTGTTCGTTTTTAACATTTCATAAAGGATCTTAGGCTATTAGCATTTTTTTGTTAATATAGATAGGATTAAAATTTATTACATAAATATGTGCTGAAGATGGAGAGTGGGATATCGATGAGATGTGTGATTTGATATGATTTCCTTTGGCCAATACGTTTACCAAATTAAATCACATGTTAACCAACATTCATTTTGATGGTTTACAAGACAGTTTAAATGACAATCAAAGGAGATCAAAAAGATAAAAAGCATTTTAAAATAATTAATAGCTCCATATTAATATTACAAAATGTACAATTcctaatttaaatatgctaattCTTTCAGGTATGTTGACGTTTATGACatcacagttttttttttaaaaaaaacggttTTATGCAGCTGTTACTGGCTGACAGTTGGTCAGAAGCTTCCAGACTCACTCCGGAGTAGGTTGCTTCACCAAATCCTCCATATTTCTACTACGTTTCAGAGAACATTTCTACTATTTTTGATTAATTCTGAGGTAAAACCATTTCAATAATTAATTACCTTTACCTagttaaaactttttttaaaaaaatcttttaaataaGGATTTTTTTAAtggaatttttttaatttttttaaaaaaaagtaagatTTTTGATTTGGAAATTTGTGCTACACATTTAGTGAGAGGAAGGCTCTTAGTGGACGAAAAACAGTCCCCTGATGAGCAGTAATGTCTGCGAAACATGTCGGGACCATTGTTTGCCTACAAAATAGGTTTTAGTAGCCCACATAAAGATCTGTACTCTCTACTTCGATGCAGATAgcacaaaatttttttaaaaagtggttttTCACAAAAAATTTTTCCTCATTTTTTAATAAAAAAGAAATAATTTTTTCAAAAATCTTTAACATTTTGTAATATCTACAAAGGAAGATTCCCATCGTGACATAGCAGAGGGCTAGTCCATCAACCAGTTCGTTTCTCTACACAACTCTCCAGGTAGCATTTTTTAATACAAATATTTTTAATAAAAGTAAATATAAAGTCTAACAAGGAATGATTCCTTCCACTAGATAGTCCACTATTAGACTACATTCAAATTTCAAAAATCTCAGCAAAACCACTCTCAGGTATGTTATAATTTGGGAATAATTCCCAAAAACTTTAAGGCTATTTTCCAGTCTCGCGCCTGGTCGATCTCGTGCTCTCTATCTTTATCACATTAACGTAGTTTGATATACAATAATAATTAAATTAATATAGATACAACAATTTTAAATGGTTTGTATTTTAGGTTACATTTATTCGGTTtttcctcaaaaaaaaaaaaaaaaaaaaaaaaaaaaaaaaaaaaaatttcatcgaTAACTAATGTTACTTACATATAAAGTATTTAAAATTATATAAGAAATTAActctttctgttttattttaaggATGAATACCACCATCCTTTTCACTGAAGAAAATTTCGATTTACCAGCAACCAAAATAATGTACAAAATGCTGCAATATATGCATCACCTGACGTTAACAGAAGGGAACATCCCCAAATATATAAAAAAAGTATCCAATACATTAATCAATTCAATTCGACCCATAGGAGTTACCCCGCAAATTAGCTCAAAATTAATAATAAATGCAAATAATTGGGCTCAAACTACCCAAACAATTGTTATAGACCATTATAAAACACACCTAAAAAAATTACTTAACAAATTAGAAAAAGATTTTGGGAAGGAGCGGCCACAAGAGGCATTTGATATGGCAAAAAGGTGGTATAACAAAAATTTCAGACAAAATGCAAGATTCGAGATTATTGAAAAAACTCATAACTACATTTTTAATTCGAATATTAACATTTCACCTATAGACACAAAGGTAATTGACCCTCCGGAAACACAAGACATAAATTCGGATTTCGAATATGCAGCACTAAGTCACAATGACAATTTTACACCTATACCACAAATCCCAACTTATACCACACACTTCGATCTACTAACAACCCCAGTCCAGTCACAATCAAGTGACGACGTAACTGACAGTCCAATTATAAAAATAACCGACGTTAGACACATACCAAATAAAATTTTACCCACTACCACGAATGACGAGACCAAATATATTATATTACAACACCCCCATACATTTTACAAAAATAAAAAATGGTTCTTAATACCAAAAAAGTCTGCTCTAATTATAGGTGACTCCAATCTATCCACTATTAAAAATTGCCCCAACCCCAATATTCAATTGGACAGTTTCCCACGCGCAAAATTCATCCACATTACCTCCGTTTTACATAAATTAAAATCCTGTCCCATAATAAATACAATAATATTTTCCATAGGTATTTTCAACCGTACACAAACATCTACCACTGCTATTAAACAATTACAAATCCTATTAAAAATAGCCGCACAAAAATTCCCCAGAACTAAAATTTTCATCACAGAAATCAATTTTAGCCGCAAACTTCCAGAAAAACAAATCCGAACAATTGTCACTTTAAATGACTTTATTAGAAATAAATGTTATATCCCAAGCATATCAAATAAAGTTTTTACTGtttcacacaataatataacctgGACAGACGACACAGCCATGGCCATTCTTCACAATTGGTTACAATATAtttgaggaaaaaaaaaaaaaaaaaaaaaaaaaaaattaaattacccTAACTATACTTTAAAACTAACTATCGTCCATTTCTACCACCTTTTAGACATATACTGCAGTATCCATTTCTCCCCAAAAAACCTAGCTACTTTATATAGTAGTCTTAGGTAACAAACGGAGAATAAGAGTATCAAAAGTTTTTTTTCTTATGTAAACATTAAAATATGTATTGATATGTATATTATATTTGGTTTCCGTAAATATAAATGTTTATTGATAATTTAGTAAAAGTGtgaataaaaataattatttttcctaaaatattttattaaaaattgtCCAAGATTCTTAACTGTCATGTACTTGTACTTTCCTAATTATAAGTATATCTAACTTAAATATTTAATTTACAAAAAAAACATTTCTTTTCAAGGTAACCTGGATGTGGCGGTCATCACAAAATGAACAACAATACaatgaatcccatttatatccggACAAATACATTCATCCCAAccgttaaaataatttttaaaatgttacaAAGTATGCACCAATTATCTATTCTTGAAGAGGACACCCCTACACACATTGTACAATTATCAAAGTCACTAATAGACTCAATAAAACCAGCAGGGTTAACTACTACAACAACAAATAGATTAACAATCAATGCAAACAATTGGGTTTATAACACTAAAGTTTTATTAATTCAACATTATAAAACAAACCTGAAAACATTATTTAATAAATTACAAAAAATTATCGATATAAATAGATGCGAGGAAGCTTTTTCAAAAGCTGTACAATGGCACAAAACAAAAGTTAAGAATAAATTCAGAACTAAAAcaatccaaaaaacaaaagaatatATCTTGAACTTACAAAAGGTCTTAACATTGAAAGGATTAAAAACGACTACTTCTACAAAACAACAACAGGACAATCAACAAATTGCAGGATCACTTTCCGAACATACAGACATCTCAACACCAATAACATTACACAAAAAACAGCAAATACAAACACAAACAGTGCCAAGTACTTCTAAGAATTTAATTATGGAACACATAGTTTCATCCCCGTCATCTACACCGACATGTTCGAGTTTTCTAGGTCTTTTAAAAGCCCCTATCCAATCACTTACTTGGTCCTACAGAGCTGTTAGCCCAGAGATGGATAGACACAACCCTACACAGTCATTACAGACACACTCATCATCACCGGACACAACATTCCCCATGATACAAAAAGTAACTACAATATCTATGATACAACATCTTCACACAAATGACAAGAATGAAGATTGGCCATTTTTGCCACAAAAATCTACATTAATAATAGGAGATTCCAACCTCATGAAAATTAAACATTGTCCGGATCCAAACATACAATTCGACTGTTTTCCTGGAGCAAAATTTTCCCACATCAGTACTGTTCTAAACAAATTACAACCCTCTTCGAAAATACAAAAAGTGGTGTTATCAATTGGTATTGATAACCGCACACAAAAACCTTCCACTGCGATTAAACAACTCGAGATCCTATTGAATACTACAAAACAAAAATTCCCTAAAGCAGAGATTTTTATAGTTGAACTCAATTATAGTGCAAATCTCCCACAAGAACAGAAGAGGACCATCACAGCCTTGAACCAATACATTAACCAGCATTCTTTCATCCCAGCAATTCCGAATAGGTTTTTCCAGGTCCAGTTAGGTAACATTCATTGGACGGACGAAACAGCTATAGCTATACTAAATAATTGGTTAACACACTTACATGGCAATAAAACGAGCCTACAAGAAGAACCACTCAATCTTAACAATACAATAGTTAACATATCAAGTACATTCAAACTTACCATGATACAAGAAAAAATTTTAAACAAAGGATTAACGTTTGTCCCAGTACAAAAGCCAGATAATACACAAATTCAAATAGATCTTGAAAGCTTTTTCAGAAGAATTAAAATCCTCAGTTTTTTTGAATATGCAACATCAGATGACAAACAACCCTTCCTACCTCAATCAAATTGGAACCCACCAGAACAAAAAATAGACCCAGAAATAAAAAGTTTCATCCAAAAAATTAATTCAGACATCACAAAAATCAAACAAGTAAAAGACAAACAAAACTTAACGAGAATGGAACGACAAGCAATCAGGCAGCTTAAATCTAACTTAGATATCATCATAAAGCCAGCAGACAAAGGAAATAATATTGTTGTTATGGATCGACAACAGTATCTTTTTGAAGCTTATCGACAACTTAACAACAAGGAGTACTACACTAAGTTATCAACACCAATATACCATCAAACATATGACCAGATTACAGGCTTGATGGtacaattacacaatttacagtatATTACTGAAAAACAATTGGAATATTTTACACAATTACAACCCTTACCACGAATATTTTAtctcctcccaaaaatacataaaaatCCGGAAACATGGACAGTTCCACATAAAATTCCCCCAGGTAGACCCATAGTCTCAGACTGCGGGAGCGAATCATATAGAATTGCAGAGTACATAGACTCATTTCTAAACCCCTTAGCCCAAAAACATCCGAGCTACATCAAAGACACCTTTCATTTCGTTGAAATTGTTAGATCCCTAAATCTCACTTCTAAAACAATGTTATTCACTATGGACGTTGACAGTCTCTACACCAACATTGAGACGGATAGAGGAATTGAGGCGGTGAGGAATATTCTTAAGAGACATTGGCAACCCAATAGACCAGATGCAATCCTCGTCCAATTATTACACTTAGGCCTAACGAGAAATGACTTTCAATTTAATAATGAACATTATTTACAGATTAAAGGTACAGCAATGGGAAAGAAATTTGCACCGGCCTATGCCAATATTTACATGGCGGAATGGGAACAAACAGTCTTCAAAAAGTGCCCCAAAACACCACTATGCTATTATAGATATCTAGATGATATATGGGGTGTTTGGACACACACACAATTGGAGTTTGAACAATTTGTACAGATCCTCAACAACCATCACGCATCTATTAAAATGAAGGTCATTTCACATGAACACACAATAGATTTTTTGGACACCACGGTATACAAAGTTATAAAGGATAATGGAGAATACAAATTAGCTACTAAAGTCTTCTTTAAATctacagacacacatgcactccTACACACCAATAGCCATCACCCAAAACACGTTTTTCGGGGCCTCATCAAATCACAATTGATAAGGTTCCACCGTATTTGCTCAGAAAACTCAGATTTTGAGACTGCAGTAAATACTCTATTCACAGCCTTACAACATAGAGGTTACACAAAAAGATTCCTTAGATATATCAAATCAAACTTTCTAACAGAGTTACAGAATCCCCCCGGCAATAAAAATCTGTCCTCAAAAATACCTCTTGTTATACAATACAACAGTAAAACCACACAAATAAATAAACTGATCAAAAAACATTTTGAGAAACTCAAACAAGACGTTGTTCCATTAACCCAATGGAATATAGTCACTGCCTATAAGAGAAACAAGAACTTAAAAGACCTTTTGATTAAGACCAAACTTCCCTTGGAGGAGAAATATAACTGTGGTCGTACCAACTGCACAAgctgcaaatttttaaaaatcacatcttTAATTCATAATTCTAGATCAGGAAAAGTAGCCACAATAAAACAAAAGATAACATGCCAACATAAAAATTTGGTCTATGTTATACGATGTAAAAGATGTG
This region includes:
- the LOC140406741 gene encoding uncharacterized protein; protein product: MNTTILFTEENFDLPATKIMYKMLQYMHHLTLTEGNIPKYIKKVSNTLINSIRPIGVTPQISSKLIINANNWAQTTQTIVIDHYKTHLKKLLNKLEKDFGKERPQEAFDMAKRWYNKNFRQNARFEIIEKTHNYIFNSNINISPIDTKVIDPPETQDINSDFEYAALSHNDNFTPIPQIPTYTTHFDLLTTPVQSQSSDDVTDSPIIKITDVRHIPNKILPTTTNDETKYIILQHPHTFYKNKKWFLIPKKSALIIGDSNLSTIKNCPNPNIQLDSFPRAKFIHITSVLHKLKSCPIINTIIFSIGIFNRTQTSTTAIKQLQILLKIAAQKFPRTKIFITEINFSRKLPEKQIRTIVTLNDFIRNKCYIPSISNKVFTVSHNNITWTDDTAMAILHNWLQYI